In gamma proteobacterium HIMB55, the genomic stretch TAGCCTTCACCCCCGACATCCAACGCACTGTCTTCGATGGCAGCAAAGCGACGCTTATCGATCGCGTCCGAGGCGTTTGAGATCAACTCGCGAAGAAAAATTTCTCGGTTCGAGTACAGCGAGTGAATCATTAACTGAAGCAGACGCTTAGCCTCAGTTTGGAATCCCATGGTTTGTTTGTCGGACATTACGAGCTCCTATTTTTGTACCGAAATTTGATCTGTGCTGAACGTAGGTAACAGATGGGGAATCAATTGACTCATTTCAAGGCGAGACCCGGAATTCCTATGGGCTAGCAGCGGGTTTTTCGCCTACCAACTACACATTTGGGCAAAAAAAAGCCCGCTAAAAGCGGGCTTTAAATGTGTTGGCCGTGCCGGCATTACCAACCAGTGATTTCTGCCATCGCAGAGCCAATTTCAGCCAGTGAACGAACTGTCTTAACGCCGGCATCCTCGAGCGCTGCAAATTTCTCATCCGCAGTGCCTTTACCACCCGAAATGATTGCACCTGCATGGCCCATGCGCTTGCCCTTCGGCGCGGTAACGCCTGCAATGTAGGACACAACGGGCTTAGTGACGTTATCTTTGATGAACGCCGCAGCTTCTTCTTCCGCTGATCCACCAATCTCACCGATCATCACGATCGATTCCGTTGCATCATCTTCCTCGAACAAGCCGAGGATATCGATGAAGTTAGATCCTGGGATGGGGTCACCGCCAATACCAACACACGTAGACTGGCCAAAGCCTGCGTCTGTCGTTTGCTTCACAGCCTCGTAAGTGAGGGTTCCCGAACGCGAGACAATACCTACCTTGCCGGGAAGGTGGATATGACCGGGCATAATCCCGATTTTGCACTCTCCTGGAGTGATCACACCAGGGCAGTTAGGACCGATCAAACGAACGCCCAACTCATCACAACGCACTTTAGCGTCGAGCATGTCCAGGGTCGGAATGCCCTCAGTGATGCAGACAATGAGCTCTACACCGGCATTCGCAGCTTCCAGGATCGAATCCTTACAAAACGGCGCTGGCACATAGATCACTGACGCGTTCGCACCCGTTTGAGATACCGCGTCACCCACAGTATCGAAAACAGGCAAACCAAGGTGCTCTTGACCGCCTTTACCAGGGGTTACACCACCCACCATTTGCGTACCGTAGGCAATTGCTTGCTCAGAGTGAGACGTACCCTGAGAGCCCGTAAAACCCTGACAAATGACGCGTGTATTTTTGTCGATAAGAATACTCATGCTGCACCCCCAGCTGCCGCGACAACTTGCTGAGCCGCATCGGTCAGACTGGTTGCTGCAATAATATTTAATCCACTGTCCGCAAGAACTTGACGCCCCAGCTCTGCGTTGTTGCCCTCAAGACGGACGACGACAGGTACTTCTACGCCCACCTCATTAACCGCACCGATAACGCCTTCCGCAATCAAATCGCAGCGCACAATGCCGCCAAAAATATTGATTAGGACCGCTTTCACGTTGTCATCACTCAAAATGATCTTGAACGCCTCGGTTACACGCTCTTTGGTAGCGCCGCCGCCCACATCGAGGAAGTTTGCGGGCTCGCCACCGTGGAGTTTCACGATATCCATGGTGCCCATAGCCAAACCAGCGCCGTTGACCATGCAGCCAATGTTACCCTCAAGTGCAACGTAGTTGAGATCCCAGGCAGCTGCGGCAGCTTCACGCTCGTCGTCTTGCGACGGATCGTGCATGGCCTGCAGATCCTTGTGGCGATACATCGCGTTGGAGTCGACAACAACCTTTGCATCGAGACAATGAAGGTTACCTTCGTCGGTAATGACGAGCGGGTTGACCTCGATCAGAGCAAGATCCTTGTCTTTAAAAAGATTCGCTAAACCGTTGAAAATGTTCACAAACTGCTTGATTTGCTGCCCCTGCAATCCGAGCTTGAATGCCAGTTCACGCCCCTGGAAAGGCTGTGGCCCTACCAGCGGGTCAATCGTTGCCTTGAGGATCTTCTCTGGCGTCTCTTCAGCTACCTTTTCAATCTCAACACCACCCTCGGTCGAGGCCATGAAGACGATTCGACGGGAAGAACGATCGACCACAGCACCAAGATAGAGTTCGTCGGCGATATCAGTACACGTTTCAACCAAGATCTTGGATACAGGCTGACCATTAGCATCGGTCTGATAGGTCACCAAGTTTTTACCCAGCCAGTTCTCGGCAAACGCGCGAGCTTCGGCGGGCGAATCAACGAGCTTTACGCCTCCTGCTTTACCGCGGCCACCGGCGTGGACCTGGGCTTTAACCACCCACTTATCACCGCCAATTTCTCTGGCTGCAGCTTCTGCCGCTTCTGGCGTATCCACGGCCTGACCTACAGAAACGGGCAAGCCGTATTCTGCAAACAGTGCCTTGCCTTGATACTCGTGCAAGTTCATACATCCCCCTTTTTTGGTTTATACACACAGCGCCTGTGCACTGCGGCAACCTCAGCTTGTATGTGCTGAGGATTTAATTTGTTTTATCGTTTTTTTCGGTTTGGCATGTGTATAGCCATGCCATCAACGGCCAATGCCGCCTCATGAACCGCCTCAGACATCGTTGGGTGTCCGAACACCATTAGCTGTAAATCTTCAGTGCTTCCACCGAACTCCATGGTAATGACCATCTGCTGTACCAAATCCGCTGCTGACGGTCCGATTGCGTGGGCGCCGAGCACTCGATCTGTGTTCGCATCCGAGAGGATCTTTACAAAACCATCGGTCTCACCACTAGCAAGTGCACGTCCTATTGCAGCAAATGGGAAGGAGCCCGCTTTATAGTCAACACCTTCAGCTTTGAGTTCCTGCTCAGTTTTGCCGACACCGGCGATTTCTGGGTGCGTGTAAATGATCGAAGGTACGCAGTCATAGTTGAGCTGCACGGG encodes the following:
- a CDS encoding succinyl-CoA synthetase, beta subunit (PFAM: CoA-ligase; ATP-grasp domain~TIGRFAM: succinyl-CoA synthetase, beta subunit) — its product is MNLHEYQGKALFAEYGLPVSVGQAVDTPEAAEAAAREIGGDKWVVKAQVHAGGRGKAGGVKLVDSPAEARAFAENWLGKNLVTYQTDANGQPVSKILVETCTDIADELYLGAVVDRSSRRIVFMASTEGGVEIEKVAEETPEKILKATIDPLVGPQPFQGRELAFKLGLQGQQIKQFVNIFNGLANLFKDKDLALIEVNPLVITDEGNLHCLDAKVVVDSNAMYRHKDLQAMHDPSQDDEREAAAAAWDLNYVALEGNIGCMVNGAGLAMGTMDIVKLHGGEPANFLDVGGGATKERVTEAFKIILSDDNVKAVLINIFGGIVRCDLIAEGVIGAVNEVGVEVPVVVRLEGNNAELGRQVLADSGLNIIAATSLTDAAQQVVAAAGGAA
- a CDS encoding succinyl-CoA synthetase, alpha subunit (PFAM: CoA binding domain; CoA-ligase~TIGRFAM: succinyl-CoA synthetase, alpha subunit), with translation MSILIDKNTRVICQGFTGSQGTSHSEQAIAYGTQMVGGVTPGKGGQEHLGLPVFDTVGDAVSQTGANASVIYVPAPFCKDSILEAANAGVELIVCITEGIPTLDMLDAKVRCDELGVRLIGPNCPGVITPGECKIGIMPGHIHLPGKVGIVSRSGTLTYEAVKQTTDAGFGQSTCVGIGGDPIPGSNFIDILGLFEEDDATESIVMIGEIGGSAEEEAAAFIKDNVTKPVVSYIAGVTAPKGKRMGHAGAIISGGKGTADEKFAALEDAGVKTVRSLAEIGSAMAEITGW